The Thermomonospora amylolytica sequence GCCTGCGCGCCCGCCCGGTAGTTGACCGCCACCGCCCACCCGTCCGCGCCGAGCCGCCGCGCGATCGCCGCGCCCAGCCCCCGCGACGCCCCGCTGACCAGGGCCACCCGTGTCGTCGATTCCACGATCAACGATCCAACCGCGCCCGGCCGCGCCCGGGCAACACCGGTTTGCCTCAGATGACCCCGGGTAGGGCGCTCGGGCGTTCAGGAGGGAGGCTCCATGGAGTACGAAGCGACCCGTGGCATGCCGGCGGAGAGCCGCATCGTGTTCGACGTGGCGTCGGACGTGTCCACGATGGACCGCTGGCTGCCCGAGGAGATCCACGTCCGCGACATCGCCCCCGGCCTGGCCGAGGCCGACGCCGAGACCGGCCGCGAGACCCACCAGGGCCTGATGCGCAAGGTCCCCGAGCAGCTCCGGCTGGAGTGGGGCATCAAGGAGCGGCCGGACTACACCGGCTGGCTGCAGGTCACCGACGCCGGCGCCGGGGCGAGCGAGGTCGTGGTGCACCTGTCGTTCCTGGGCGACCAGCCGGAGGCCAGCGGCTCCGTCCGGGCCGGGGACGTCACGCGGCGTTCGCTGGAACGGTCGCTGGACCGGCTCGCCGAGGAGGTCGGCCGCCGGGTCGCCCAGCCGGGCCACTGATCAACGAGGAGAGCCGATGAGCACGCCGAACGACGAGGACCGCAGCCGGATCGACCGCGGGCCGGGCGCGCACTCCGGGCACGAGAGCCAGGTGCGGGAACGGGTCGTGCCGGGCACCGCCGGAGCCGCCGAGGGCTACCAGCCGCCCGAGGACGACATCCTCGCCGGGGTCCGGATGCGGCCGGGGGAGACCGCCGAGCCGTCCCAGCAGCGGGAGTTCGCCCGCGACGAGGACGCCGGCCTGCCACCCGGCGACCAGGGCGACGAGCCTTTCGAGGAGGGCACCCAGTCGACCGGCGGCCGGGCCTGACACCGTGACCACGATGCTCGCCGGCCGCCTGCACGTGCGGGACCGGGAACTGCGGATGGAGCGGGTCCCGGTCCCCGAGCCCGGTCCCGGCGAGTTACTGGTCAAGGTGGCGGCGGCCGGGGTGTGCCTGTCCGACATCCACCTCATCGAGGGGGTGCTCACCCCCCGGTTGCTGGAAGGCGACCGGGTCACCCTCGGCCACGAGGTCGCCGGCACCGTCCACGTGGTGGGCGAGGGCGTCACCGGCCGCCGGGCGGGCGACCGGGTGCTGCTCCAGGCCGGTGAGGAACGCGGCGGGGCGATCTGCACCCGGGGCGTCGACTACGACGGCGGCTGGGCCGAGTACGCCCTGGCCACCGCGCACACCGCGGTGCCGATCCCGGACGACCTGCCGTTCGAGCAGGCGTGCTTCATCCCGGACGCGGTGTCCACGCCGTGGGCGGCGATCACCGCGACCGGCGGGGTGCGCCCGGCCGAGGCGGCAGGGGTGTGGGGCGTGGGCGGGCTCGGCGCGCACGCCGTCCAGTTGCTGCGGATGATCGGCGCCCACCCGGTCGTCGCGGTGGACCCGCTGCCCGCCGCCCGGGACCGCGCCCTGGAGTTCGGCGCGGACCTGGCGCTGGATCCCGCCGCCCCGGACCTGGCCGAACGGATCCTCGCCGCCACCGGCGGGCACGGGCTCGACGCGGCGTTCGACTTCGCGGGGGCGGCGCCGGTCCGCGAGCAGGCGGTCGCCGTGCTGGCCCGGGGCACCGAGCGCGCCCGCGGCGGGCGGCTGGTGCTGGTGGGGCTGACCGACGGGCCGCTGACCATCACCCGCGGCACCGCGTTCACGGTCGGGATGCAGGACGTCCGCGGCCACTACGGCTCCGTCTTCCGGCACGTCGTCGAGCTGGTGCGGCTGGTGCGGGGCGGGCGGGTGGAGTTCTCCCGCTCGGTCAGCGGCGTGCTGCCGCTGGCCGAGGCGCCCGAGGCGGTGGAGCGCCTGCGCACCAAGCAGGGCGCCCCGATCCGCCTGGTGCTCAGTCCTTGAGGTCGTTGTCGGTCCTGGTGCCGGTCCTGGCGTCGCTCTTGGTGTCGCTCTTGGTGTCGCTCTTGGTGGGCTCGACCTCCTGCTTGAGGTCCTCGGGGAACTTGCGGGTGTCCCGGGGCTCCACGTACGGCTCCCGGTCGCTGGGGGTCAGCCCGCCCGCGATGGCCTTGCCGCGCTGCAGTTCGGCGTCCAGCTCGGCGCCCAGCAGCAGGGCGGTGTTGCTGATCCACAGCCACACCAGGAAGATGATCATCGCCGCCAGGCTGCCGTAGGTCTTGTTGTAGGAGCCGAAGTTGGCGACGTAGAACGCGAAGCCCGCCGAGGCCAGCAGCCACACCCCCAGCGCCAGCAGCCCGCCGGGCGTCACCCACTTGAAGCCCTGCCGGGCGTTCGGCGACGCCCAGTACAGCAGCGAGAACAGGAAGCTGACCACCACCAGCAGCACCGGCCACTTGGCGATGTTCCACACCGTCACCGCCTGCGTGCCCAGCCCCAGCAGGTCCCCGACCTTCTGCGCGATCGGCCCGGAGATCACCACCGCGATGGCCGAGGCCGACAGCAGCACCAGCGCCGCCAGCGTCACCCCCACCCGCAGCGGCAGGGTCTTCCAGATCGGCCGGCCCTCCGGCACGTCGTAGATGGCGTTGGAGGCGCGCATGAACGCCGCCACGTACCCCGACGCCGACCAGATCGCCACCAGCAGGCCGAGGATCGCCACCAGCCCGGCCCCGCCGCGCCCGCGCTGCAGTTCGTTCAGCGCGTTGGCCAGCACGTCGCGGACCGCGCCCGGGGCCAGCTCGCCCACGTTGGTGATCAGGCCCTGCGAGACCGACTGGCCGCCCAGCCCGACCAGCGACACGATCACCAGCATGGCCGGGAAGATCGACAGCACCCCGTAGTAGGTCAGCGCCGCCGCCCAGTCGGTCAGGTTGTCGTCCTTGAACTCCCGGAACGTCCGCTTGACCGCCGCCCCCCAGGACGCCTTGGGCATCTCCGACAGGCTGTCGGGCCCCCGCTCGTGCGCGTCCGGCGGCGGGGTGTGCGGTGCGTTCTCCCGGCGATCCTCGGTGCGTCTGCTCATCGCGCGATACCCGCCGTCTCCCTGCTCGTCCGGCCGGTGGGGGTGCGGTGCATGCTCCGGGCGCCGGCCCGCTTGGTGGCGCCCTTGACCATCCCGGTGATCGCGCCCTGCAGCGCGGCGGCCGCCAGCACCTCCACCCAGCCGCGGCTCATGTCCTCCACGTCCGGGGCCTCGTCCTCCCCGGCGGCCAGCTTCCATATTCGCTTGAACAGCATCCCGGCCACGATGCCGCCCAGCACGCTGGAGACCAGCGACAACACCTTGTAGACCATCGTCGATCCCTCCGTGCAGCCCGTCGCATGGCCTTCCGCAGATTCAGCCCGTTCCCCCCAGCGCCGCCCTAAACCGCCTTTCCGCGCCAGGCCGCCGGTGGGTTTCGGTGATCGCGGTGTGTGCGCGGGGCGGGACTCCTAGCATTCGTGCATGCCGAGTGGGGCGGGTCGGGTGCATACGAGGTGGTTGGCGATGCTCGGGGAGCGTCGTGCGGTGGCGGTGCTGCGGGGGCTCCGGCGGCGGGCGCGGCGGCGCGGGGACCGGCCGCCGGTGATGCGGACGCGCTGGTGAGAGACGGGGTGCGGGACCGCCGACGCGGCGGCCCGCACCGGCGGGGTCAGGGCTTGCGGGCCACGCCGCAGATGTTGGGATCGTGCATGTTGGGCCAGGGGGCGGGGTCCTCGGCCCGCCAGCGGGTGGGGGAGGTCAGTCCGGGCTCGACGGGCTCCAGGCCGTCGAAGAACGCGGTGATCTCCTCGGGGCTGCGCAGGTTGTAGGGGATGGCGCCGCTGTCGGCGTACAGCTTCATGGACTCCACGCCCGCCGGGTCGGTGTCGACGCCGTCGCCGAGGACCAGGTGGCTCCCCGAGGGGAGGGCGTCGACGAGGGTGGCGACGATCTCGCGGGCCCGCTCGTACGGGGTGATGTGGCCCATGATGCCCAGCAGGATCAGCGCGACCGGGCGGGTGAAGTCCAGCAGTTCCCTGGCCTGGTCGAGGATCCTGCCGGGCTCGTACAGGTCGGCGTCCAGGTACCAGGTGGCGCCCTCGGGGGAGCTGGTCAGCAGGGCGCGGGCGTGGGCCAGGACGAGGGGGTCGTTGTCGACGTAGACCACCCGGGAGCCGGGAGCGGCCCGCTGGGCGACCTCGTGGGTGTTGTCGACGGTGGGCAGGCCGGTGCCGATGTCGAGGAACTGGCGGACGCCCGCCTCCCCGGCCAGATAGGTGATCGCCCGGCCCAGGAACAGCCGGGTGTTCCTGGCGATCCGCACGATGTCGGGGTAGACCCGGGCCACCTGGTCGCCGACCATCTGGTCGATCTCGTAGTTGTCCTTGCCGCCGAGCCAGTAGTTCCAGATCCGCGCGGAATGCGGCACCGAGGTGTCGATTCCGGGAATCGCTTCGGGTGTCGTCATGGGGAAGCTCCAGCACAACCTGTAGGGGAGACCCATCCTGACGCCCGGCGGCCGGAACGGGCACGCGGATAGCCGGATCCGGCCGTTCAGGGATGGCGCGACAATGGCCGCCGGCCATTGAAACAACCGTCTTGACCAGGATTTTCACGAAGTGAAGCTACGGAGGCCGGACGCCGCGGCGACGGCCTTCGGCATGTGTTTCGGTCCGTCCGTTGCCCGGTGCGCCGCGGGGCGGGGGCCGGTCCGGGTCACCGCGGCGGCGGGCGTACCGTGGGTCCGCGCACGCTCACCTGCCCGACCCGAGGATGCCCATGCCCGCCCTGCTGCTGTCCCGCCGTGACCTGGACTTCCTGCTGCACGAGTGGCTCGACGTCACCCGGCTGACCGCCCGCGAGCGCTTCGCCGAGCACTCCCGGGAGACGTTCGACGCGGTGCTGGAGCTCGGCGAGCGGATCGCCGCCGACCACTTCGCCCCGCACAACAAGGCCAATGACGCGAACGAGCCGCGGCTGGGGCCCGACGGGCGGGTCGTGATGATCCCCGAGGTCGGCAAGGCGGTGCGGACGTTCGCCGAGGCCGGGCTGATCGCCGGGGAGTTCGACGAGGAGCTCGGCGGCATGCAGCTGCCGAACGTGGTGTCCAAGGCGGTGCTGTCGTTCTTCCACGCCGCCAACGTGGGCACCGCCGCGTACCCGTTCCTGACCATCGCCAACGCCAACCTGCTGGTCGCGCACGGCAGCCCGGAGCAGGTGGACACCTGGGTGCGGCCGATGATGGAGGGGCGGTTCCTCGGCACGATGTGCCTGTCGGAGCCGCAGGTGGGGTCGTCGCTGGCCGACATCGCCACCCGCGCCGAGCCGCAGCCGGACGGCACCTACCGGCTGACCGGCACCAAGATGTGGATCTCGGCGGGCGAGCACGACCTCAGCGACAACATCGTGCACCTGGTGCTGGCCAAGATCCCCGGCGGGCCGCCCGGGGTGAAGGGCATCTCGCTGTTCATCGTCCCCAAGGTGCTGCTGAACGAGGACGGCTCCCTGGGCGAGCGCAACGACATCGCGCTGGTGGGCCTCAACCACAAGATGGGTTATCGCGGCACCGTCAACACCGTCCTCAACTTCGGCGAGGGCGCCCACACTCCGGGCGGGCGTGCCGGAGCGGTCGGATACCTGGTCGGCGAGCCCCACAAGGGGCTGGCCTACATGTTCTCGATGATGAACGAGGCCCGCGTGGGCGTCGGCCTGGGCGCGACGGCGCTCGGCTACACCGGCTACCTGCACGCGCTGGAGTACGCCAAGGTCCGTCTCCAGGGGCGGCCGGTCGGTGCCAAGGACCCCGCGATCCCGCCCGTGCCGCTGATCGAGCACGCCGACGTACGGCGGATGCTGCTGGCGCAGAAGTCCTACGTGGAGGGCGGCCTGGCGCTCGGCCTGTACTGCAGCCTCCTGGTGGACGAGGAGCGGACCGCCGAGAGCGAGGCCGAGCGGGAGCGGGCCGCGACGCTGCTGGACGTGCTCACCCCGATCGCCAAGAGCTGGCCGTCGCAGTGGTGCCTGGAGGCCAACTCCCTGGCCATCCAGGTCCACGGCGGGTACGGCTACACCCGAGAGTACAACGTGGAGCAGTTCTACCGCGACAACCGCCTCAACCCCATCCACGAGGGCACCCACGGCATCCAGGGCCTGGACCTGCTCGGCCGCAAGGTCGTGCTCAACAACGGTGCCGGGCTGCGGGTGCTGGGGGAGAGCATCGCCGCCACGGTGCGGCGCGCCCGGGAGGCGGGCGGGGAGCCCGCCGACATGGCCGAGGGCCTGCAGTCCGCGTTCGACCGCCTCGCCGAGGTCACGGTGAGGCTGTGGAGCGCGGGCGACGTCGAGGTCACCCTCGCCAACTCCTCCGTCTACCTGGAGGCCGCCGGGCACATCGTGGTCGCCTGGATGTGGCTGGAGCAGGTGCTGGCCGCCCACGGCGAGGACGGCGACTTCTACACCGGCAAGCGGCAGGCCGCCCGGTACTTCTTCCGCTACGAGCTGCCCCGGACCGGGCCCCAGCTCGACCTGCTGGCGAGCCTGGACCGCACCACCCTGGACATGGACCCCGCGTGGTTCTGACCGGGCGCGATATAGGAACATGATCGCGTCCAACTCACGGGAGGGCGTCATGAGCGAGGTTCTGCTGGAGGTCGAGCGCGGCATCGCGACCATCACCCTGAACGCGCCGGAGCGGCGCAACGCGCTGTCGGTGGCGGTGCGCACCGGGCTGGGGGAGCGGCTGGCCGAGGTGGCGGCCGACGACGGGGTCCGGGCCGTGGTGCTGACCGGGGCGGGCACCGTGTTCTGCGCCGGCGCCGACCTCAAGGAGATCCAGGCCGGGGTGACCGGCGGCCCCTCCATCCCCGAGCTGCTGGCCGCGATCATGGACCTGCCCAAGCCGGTGATCGCCCGGCTGAACGGGCCGGCCCGCGCCGGGGGCCTGGGCATCGTGGCGGCCTGCGACCTGGCGGTGGCGCCCGACGACGTGACGTTCGCGTTCACCGAGGTCCGGATCGGCGTGGTGCCCGCGATGATCGCGGTGGTGCTGCGGGACCGGATGAGCCCCCGCGCCCTGTCCCGCTACTTCCTGACCGGCGAGACCTTCGGCGCCGCCGAGGCCGCCGAGCACGGGCTGGTCACCGCGGCCTGCCCGCGCGAGAGGCTGGACGAGACGGTCGGCGGCCTGCTGGAGGCGTTCCGCGCCACCGAGCCCAAGGCGGTCGCCCGCACCAAGAGCCTGCTGGCCGAACTGCGGGGCATGCCGCGCGACGAGGCGTTCCCGCTGGCCGAGCGGGTCTCGGCGGAGTTCTTCGCCAGCGAGGAGGCCGCCGAGGGACGCCGTGCGTTCTTCGAGAAGCGCCCTCCCCGATGGGCGCTGTAGTTCCCCATCGTTCCCCATCGCAGAGGAAAATAGGGTAGTTTCGGGAGTGCGACAGGTGCTCTCGAAGGGATCGTCGTGCCCGCACAGCCCTATTCGGTCGAGCAGGTGGCCGACCTGCTCGGCCTCCATGTCAAGACCGTCCGCGGTTACATCCGGGACGGGCGGCTGAAGGCCGTCCGGATCGGCAAGCAGTACCGGATCGCGCCGGAGGACCTCGCCGAGTTCACCGGCCGCCCGCTCCCGCAGGCCGCGCCGCGCCGCCGGGTCGACGTGACGAGCATCGTGCAGGTCGACGGGATCGACCGGGCGGAACTGGACCGGCTCACCACCGTGCTGACGTCGGCCACCGCGCACGCCCATGACCTGGGGCCGCTGCGGATCCAGGTCGTCCACGACCCCGAACGCGCCGCCGCGAAGATCATCCTGCTCGGCGGCCCGGAGGGCACCGCCGAGCTGCTCAAGATCGTCCACACCCTGCTGGAGGGGCGATGAACGGCGTGTTCACCTCCGCGGCCGGCGCCCGCGCCGTCCGGGACCGCTACCGGGAACTGCTGGCCGGATGGCCGGTGCCCGCCGAACACCGGACCGTGCCGACCCGCGAGGGCGACACGTTCGTCGTGGCCTGCGGCCCGCCCGGCGCGCCACCGGTGGTGCTGCTGCACGGCGCCCGCTCCAACGCGCTGACCTGGG is a genomic window containing:
- a CDS encoding DUF4235 domain-containing protein, which encodes MVYKVLSLVSSVLGGIVAGMLFKRIWKLAAGEDEAPDVEDMSRGWVEVLAAAALQGAITGMVKGATKRAGARSMHRTPTGRTSRETAGIAR
- a CDS encoding SAM-dependent methyltransferase is translated as MTTPEAIPGIDTSVPHSARIWNYWLGGKDNYEIDQMVGDQVARVYPDIVRIARNTRLFLGRAITYLAGEAGVRQFLDIGTGLPTVDNTHEVAQRAAPGSRVVYVDNDPLVLAHARALLTSSPEGATWYLDADLYEPGRILDQARELLDFTRPVALILLGIMGHITPYERAREIVATLVDALPSGSHLVLGDGVDTDPAGVESMKLYADSGAIPYNLRSPEEITAFFDGLEPVEPGLTSPTRWRAEDPAPWPNMHDPNICGVARKP
- a CDS encoding enoyl-CoA hydratase-related protein codes for the protein MSEVLLEVERGIATITLNAPERRNALSVAVRTGLGERLAEVAADDGVRAVVLTGAGTVFCAGADLKEIQAGVTGGPSIPELLAAIMDLPKPVIARLNGPARAGGLGIVAACDLAVAPDDVTFAFTEVRIGVVPAMIAVVLRDRMSPRALSRYFLTGETFGAAEAAEHGLVTAACPRERLDETVGGLLEAFRATEPKAVARTKSLLAELRGMPRDEAFPLAERVSAEFFASEEAAEGRRAFFEKRPPRWAL
- a CDS encoding SRPBCC family protein, encoding MEYEATRGMPAESRIVFDVASDVSTMDRWLPEEIHVRDIAPGLAEADAETGRETHQGLMRKVPEQLRLEWGIKERPDYTGWLQVTDAGAGASEVVVHLSFLGDQPEASGSVRAGDVTRRSLERSLDRLAEEVGRRVAQPGH
- a CDS encoding alcohol dehydrogenase catalytic domain-containing protein, which translates into the protein MLAGRLHVRDRELRMERVPVPEPGPGELLVKVAAAGVCLSDIHLIEGVLTPRLLEGDRVTLGHEVAGTVHVVGEGVTGRRAGDRVLLQAGEERGGAICTRGVDYDGGWAEYALATAHTAVPIPDDLPFEQACFIPDAVSTPWAAITATGGVRPAEAAGVWGVGGLGAHAVQLLRMIGAHPVVAVDPLPAARDRALEFGADLALDPAAPDLAERILAATGGHGLDAAFDFAGAAPVREQAVAVLARGTERARGGRLVLVGLTDGPLTITRGTAFTVGMQDVRGHYGSVFRHVVELVRLVRGGRVEFSRSVSGVLPLAEAPEAVERLRTKQGAPIRLVLSP
- a CDS encoding helix-turn-helix domain-containing protein → MPAQPYSVEQVADLLGLHVKTVRGYIRDGRLKAVRIGKQYRIAPEDLAEFTGRPLPQAAPRRRVDVTSIVQVDGIDRAELDRLTTVLTSATAHAHDLGPLRIQVVHDPERAAAKIILLGGPEGTAELLKIVHTLLEGR
- a CDS encoding acyl-CoA dehydrogenase, which translates into the protein MPALLLSRRDLDFLLHEWLDVTRLTARERFAEHSRETFDAVLELGERIAADHFAPHNKANDANEPRLGPDGRVVMIPEVGKAVRTFAEAGLIAGEFDEELGGMQLPNVVSKAVLSFFHAANVGTAAYPFLTIANANLLVAHGSPEQVDTWVRPMMEGRFLGTMCLSEPQVGSSLADIATRAEPQPDGTYRLTGTKMWISAGEHDLSDNIVHLVLAKIPGGPPGVKGISLFIVPKVLLNEDGSLGERNDIALVGLNHKMGYRGTVNTVLNFGEGAHTPGGRAGAVGYLVGEPHKGLAYMFSMMNEARVGVGLGATALGYTGYLHALEYAKVRLQGRPVGAKDPAIPPVPLIEHADVRRMLLAQKSYVEGGLALGLYCSLLVDEERTAESEAERERAATLLDVLTPIAKSWPSQWCLEANSLAIQVHGGYGYTREYNVEQFYRDNRLNPIHEGTHGIQGLDLLGRKVVLNNGAGLRVLGESIAATVRRAREAGGEPADMAEGLQSAFDRLAEVTVRLWSAGDVEVTLANSSVYLEAAGHIVVAWMWLEQVLAAHGEDGDFYTGKRQAARYFFRYELPRTGPQLDLLASLDRTTLDMDPAWF
- a CDS encoding YihY/virulence factor BrkB family protein, which produces MSRRTEDRRENAPHTPPPDAHERGPDSLSEMPKASWGAAVKRTFREFKDDNLTDWAAALTYYGVLSIFPAMLVIVSLVGLGGQSVSQGLITNVGELAPGAVRDVLANALNELQRGRGGAGLVAILGLLVAIWSASGYVAAFMRASNAIYDVPEGRPIWKTLPLRVGVTLAALVLLSASAIAVVISGPIAQKVGDLLGLGTQAVTVWNIAKWPVLLVVVSFLFSLLYWASPNARQGFKWVTPGGLLALGVWLLASAGFAFYVANFGSYNKTYGSLAAMIIFLVWLWISNTALLLGAELDAELQRGKAIAGGLTPSDREPYVEPRDTRKFPEDLKQEVEPTKSDTKSDTKSDARTGTRTDNDLKD